A section of the Oncorhynchus gorbuscha isolate QuinsamMale2020 ecotype Even-year linkage group LG04, OgorEven_v1.0, whole genome shotgun sequence genome encodes:
- the LOC124034670 gene encoding zinc finger protein 771-like, whose translation MSKLQLLNVILKEKLTSVPLEISVAVQKTMAEYLEEIIRLKRANARLRKLLDLVFKPEIKLHRLAVLQQLSLTEEEINPEQQEWNPGLGPVESDVEESIWDSFNIITEENQTESDGESYDESELTSDYEPPSEVNADSDNSGSHKGKRDGVEKRISLSGLKPLKSKRRRGRPRKETSELPDLICDVCGKCLANERSLKRHRQSRHSKDRPYMCDTCGHCFAMNCSLRRHMKIHMEERQHGCTECGKRFFHKKSLKNHMDTHKGLVFKCDFCGKCVTTKASLKLHRRIHTGEKSHPCKECDKAFYRESDLIKHTRTHTGEKPFRCKECGRCFVEKGTLTKHMMTHTEEKPHRCNICGRCFGLKGNLTVHMRTHTGEGVQCHMCGTHLKLASSLKRHLQTHRRNINNNALSPGSQSKRTSSSIPWCLPTEQQGELSLPTFRLCSNPTPQSEHSILPPLVSWPPHPYVAHPSL comes from the exons ATGTCTAAACTACAGCTGCTTAATGTGATTCTCAAAGAAAAATTAACTTCAGTCCCTTTGGAGATATCAGTGGCAGTCCAAAAAACGATGGCAGAGTACCTAGAAGAAATCATCCGTTTGAAACGGGCGAATGCACGTCTACGAAAACTGCTGGATTTGGTTTTTAAACCAGAGATAAAGTTGCATAGATTAGCAG tcctccagcaGCTCAGTCTCACTGAAGAGGAGATTAACCCAGAGCAGCAGGAATGGAACCCTGGTCTGGGTCCAGTGGAGTCTGATGTAGAAGAGTCTATATGGGACTCTTTCAACATCATAACTGAAGAGAACCAAACAGAATCTGATGGCGAGAGCTACGATGAGTCCGAATTAACCAGTGATTATGAGCCCCCCTCTGAAGTAAATGCAGACAGTGACAACAGTGGAAGTCATAAAGGAAAAAGGGATGGAGTGGAGAAGAGAATATCACTGTCAGGGTTAAAGCCTCTTAAATCAAAGCGAAGAAGAGGTCGGCCAAGAAAAGAAACCAGTGAGTTGCCTGATCTGATATGTGACGTGTGCGGGAAATGCTTGGCTAATGAGCGTAGTCTGAAAAGGCATCGGCAAAGCCGGCACAGTAAAGACAGACCGTACATGTGTGACACATGTGGACACTGTTTTGCCATGAACTGCTCCCTGAGGAGGCACATGAAGATTCACATGGAGGAGAGACAACATGGCTGCACCGAATGTGGCAAGCGTTTTTTTCACAAGAAAAGCCTGAAAAATCACATGGATACTCATAAAGGGCTAGTTTTTAAATGTGATTTTTGTGGAAAATGTGTGACGACAAAAGCAAGTCTGAAACTGCATCGGCGAATTCACACTGGGGAGAAATCGCATCCGTGCAAAGAATGTGACAAAGCCTTCTACCGTGAGTCAGACTTGATAAAGCACACGAGAACTCACACTGGGGAGAAACCATTCCGGTGCAAAGAATGTGGCAGATGCTTCGTGGAGAAGGGAACCCTAACAAAGCATATGATGACTCacacagaggagaaaccacaTCGCTGCAACATATGTGGCAGATGCTTCGGTCTGAAGGGAAACCTGACAGTGCATATGAGGACCCACACAGGGGAGGGGGTTCAGTGTCATATGTGTGGAACTCACTTGAAATTAGCATCAAGTCTGAAAAgacatctacaaacacacagaagGAATATTAACAATAACGCACTCTCCCCTGGTTCCCAGTCGAAGCGTACATCCTCTTCAATACcctggtgcttgcctacagagcaaCAAGGGGaactgtccctccctaccttcaggctatgctcaaaccctacaccccaatcCGAGCATTccattctgccacctctggtctcttggcccccCCATCCCTATGTGGCCCACCCATCCCTATGA